The genomic window CCCGCTCAGGGTTTCCGCCGTCGTATCACCCGGAACAATGACCATATCCAGACCTACGGAACACACCGCCGTCATGGCTTCAAGCTTCTCGATCGTCAACGCCCCTTCCGCGGCACGCCGCGCCATCGTGGCATCTTCACTGACCGGAATAAATGCCCCGCTCATCCCGCCGGCACGACTGGTCGCCATGGCCCCGCCCCGCTTGACGGCATCGTTCAGCATCGCCAACGCTGCGGTGGTGCCCGGACACCCGACTTTATCGAGCCCCAGTGCCTCCAGGATATCGGCCACCGAATCCCCGGGGGCCGGGGTGGGCGCCAATGACAGGTCGATGATGTTGAAGGGAACCCCGAGCCGGGCGGCACACTTCAGGCCCACCAACTCGCCCGCCCGCGTGATCTTGAACGCCACGCGTTTGATTTCCTCGGCCACCAGTTGCAAATCGAGATCCCGTCCCAGCGCCTGAACCACCGCCCGGATGGTGCCCGGCCCGGAAATCCCCACCGACAACCCGCCATCCCCTTCGCCTGCCCCCAGAAAGGCCCCGGCCATAAAGGGATTGTCATCAACGGCATTACAGAAAACTACCAGACGGGCACAGGCGCCTCCGCCACTATCCGCCGTCAAGGCGGCCGCCTCCTTGATGATTTCCCCCATCAAGGCGACTGCGTCCATATTGATGCCGGCTTTGGTCGTGCCAATATTCACCGAGGAACAGAGCCGGGTCGTCTGTGCCAATGCCCGGGGGATGCAGCGGATCAAGGCCTCCCCGGCCGGAGTCATGTCCTTCTGTACCAGGGCCGAAAAGCCCCCGATGAAATCAATTCCCAATTCCCGCGCCGCGCGATCCAGCTCGCGGGCAATCGGCGTATAATCCCGGGATTCACAGGCTGCGGCCACCCAGGCGATGGGCGTCACCGACACCCGTTTATTGATGATGGGGATCCCGTACTCCTGAGCTACCCCCTCCGCCGTCGGGACCAATCGCCCGGCCATTCTCATCACCTTGTCGTAGCACTTCCGGGCCACCCGCGCGACATCCTCACCCGCGCAATCATGGAGGTCGACCCCCATGGTCACCGTGCGGATATCCAGGTTCTGGGCATGGATCATGCCTAACGTTTCAATAATTTCCTGAGTGCTGATAGCCATGGTTATCCCCTGATCGTTCGGTTTAAACGCGATGCATCGCCCGGAACAGCTCTTCATGCTGCACAATGATGGAAAGGCCGGAAGTGCCCCCGTAAGTCTCCAGCGTGGCCTTGAGTTTTGAGAAGGGCACCCGGATCCCCTTGATATCCACCAACATGACCATCGTGAACAGGTCGCTCATGATCGTCTGGCTCACATCCAGAATATTCGCATCGACGTTTGCCAGCACCCCGGTCACCCCGGCCATAATCCCGGGCCGATCCTTGCCGATCACCGCAATGACAATTCGGCTTTCCGCCTTGACCGCCTGCGAAGCCGACACCGCCCGCGCATGCGACGCCATCACCCGCAACTTTTCCTGAACATTATCTTCCTTTATTTTCTTCTTCATCGGCATACCTCACCTCTCAATTAACGCAAGATCACCATAAGGGCAATCATGCCCAAAAACAGCATCCCCAGCAAAATTTTACTCAACACCACATTTTTCCGACTCCACGCCACCAACGCCGGCGTTTTCAAGCCGGCACAGGTCAATCCCAACACCAGTAGCAATGGCAACACAAAGATCGCATTATAAAGAAGCAAATACGCCGTGCAGCGCCAGGTGGATTGGCCGCATTTCAGCATCATCACCAGGGCGGGAACATACACCTGCCCGGTACATACACTCTCCAGCAGGGTAACCGCCGCCCCCATGCCGAGTCCACCTAAAATCAAATGATGACTCTTCAAACCGCTTTTCATCACCCGATGGATCCGGGCTTGTATCCGGTCGGGCAACTTCAGCGAAACCTCCGAGGCCAGCCCGGTTCGATGATACCGGATCGCATCCCGGAATGAGTAGAACGCAAACCCCGCCATGACCGCTACGAGCGTCCAATCAATGATCCCTCTCCATTCCCGGACCGCCGTCAAAAAGCCCAGAACCTTCAGAAGCCCGAAACCGATTCCCAGATAGGTCACAAAACAGGCGGCCAGAAAGGCCAGCCCTGAGATCCACATCCGGGCGACCCCGATCCGTGCCGCAGACATGAGGCTCATAAAGAACACCAACGCGGAAATCGCACAGGGATTAATGCTATCCACCACCGCGGCCACTATCACTCCCGACAACGTAAACCGCTCAACCCTTCGTTGTAAATCCTGAGTCCCTGCCTCCCGCGCCCGGAGCGCGGCATCCCCGGCGGTTTCGCCAGTCTCCCCTGATATCTGCCGGGAGAGCGCCGACTCGATCGCGGGGAACAACTGTTCTTTGATGCGGGCGACACCCGCCAGGTAAGTCCGGCCCGCCACCACCATACTGACGGGCTCATTATCCCGGGTGTGGGCCAGTTCCTGGTAACGGACCAGCGCAAGATAGTTGGATTGCAGGCCTATGTCCCGTTCGCGCAGCTCGTAGTATCCCGAATAACGGCGCGCCAATTCAGGCAACACCGTCTGCCGCACCTCTGCACAACTCTCACAACCCACTTCGAAGAAAAATTCCAAAACCACTCCCCGCGCGCCGGCCTCAGGGTCAGGGACCTGACCCCACGCCGGCAGTGTCGAAAGCAACAGCAACCATAACACTATGGGTTTTACGATCATTTCTCACCATCACGCCCCCGGTGCCGGCCGCCCTTCGATTCACGCCTCCGCCCCGTCACATCACCGTAACAATCCAGCCGAACCGGTCCTCTTCCTCGCACAACTGAATACGGGTGAGATGGTTATACAACTCCTGAGTGACAGGCCCGACTTCGAAATGCTTATACACCGTCTCCTTGGCCTCATAGGTGATTGACCCGATAGGGCTGATCACAGCGGCCGTGCCGGAGCAAAACGCCTCATCGGAGGCGAGCGTTTCCTCCACGGACACGTTCTTCTCCACCACCTTCATTCCCATGACCTCGCGCGCGATCTGCATGACGGATTTACGGGTGATTCCGGGCAGGATCGACCCCAGCTTAGGCGTCAGCAACGTGTCGCCTTTGACGCAGAAGAAGTTGGCCGCCCCGACTTCCTCGATGTACTTATTCTCCCGGGCATCAAGATAAATACACTCATTGAAGCCTTTCGCCTTGGTGATTTTGGCCGGCAACATGGCCCCGGCATAATTCCCGATGGACTTCACCCCGCCGGTGCCTTTCGGTGCCGCACGATGGAAGTCGCGGGTAATTTCAAGCTTGATCGGCTTGAAGCCCGTCTTGAAATACTGCCCCACCGGTGAGACATAAACCATGAAGGTGAATTCCGGTGCAGGCGACACCCCTAATACCGGCCCCGTCCCCCAGAGACAGGGGCGGATATAGAGGCTGCCCTTGCCGTACGGAGGAACAAAGTCCACATTACGGCGGACAATCTCGCAGATCACCTCCACAAACTTGTCCTCGGGAAAGGCCGGCATACAGACCCGGTGCGCACCTTCCGCCATGCGCTTGCCGTTTTCCGCGGGACGGAACAACACCACTTTCCCGGCTTTCGTCCGCATCGCCTTCAATCCCTCGAACAACCCTTGTCCGTAATTGAGTACTCCCGCCGCAGGCGAGATTGAAATGTCCCCGTACGGCAGATAATCACCTTGATTCCATACTCCATCAGACTTGCATTTGCTGATGAACATGACCTCCCCGGGGGTGATGGAAAAAGACAATTTATCAAAATCAATTTTGGCTGACATAGGTTAACTCCCGCCCTGCTTTACTTCTTCAAACCCCTGTTTCATGACCTGCAAATTCTTCCCGATGAGCTTGCTGAGCTTGACCGAAGAAATATTATTAATGGCCGTTTCCACGGCCCCAAACGACACCATACCGGTCAATTTGATCACAGCCCCCAGCATCGCCATATTGGCCATGCGGCCATCCCCGTAATGCTGGGCAATACCGGTGGCATTAATATACACCGCCTTGATGTCCGGCCGGGAACTCCGCTTATTAACCAGGCTCGAATTCACAACAAGCCAGCCGCCGGGCGCCACCCTGCCCTGGAAGCAATCATACGATGCCTCATCCATGACCATCATCACCGTCGGTTCATTCACGATCGGTGACCCGATGGCTTTATCCGATACAATCACGGTGCACGATGCCATTCCGCCGCGCATGGCGATCCCGTACGAAGGAAAGAACGTGACTTGCCGGTGATCCACCACTCCGGCATTGGCCACTAACGCGCCCAGTGAAATCACCCCCTGCCCGCCAAATCCCGAAAATATGCATCGATGCTCCATCGCGTCCTCCTCCTAAACCGTCGGCGTCACACTGAGGCCGCCAACCTTATATTCGCCCAGGGGATACTGCGGCACCATATTCTGATCCACGAAATCCAGCGCCTCCAAGGGCGTCATCCCCCAGTTGACCGGACAGGACGTGAGGACTTCCACCAGCGAAAATCCCTGTTTATTCAGTTGCACATCAAAAGCCTTCTTGATGGCCTGCTTGGTCTTGACCACATTGGCCGGCGTGTGCACCGTGGTGCGCGCCAGGTAGGCGACCCCCCCGATACTCTGCAGGAGCTCACACACCTTGAGCGGATAGCCCATCCCGGCGGAGACATCCCGCCCGTCCGGGCAGGTGGTGGCCTTCTGCCCCACCAGGGTGGTGGGTGCCATCTGCCCGCCCGTCATCCCGTAAATGGCATTATTCACAAATATAGTGGTGATATTCTCGCCCCGGTTGGCCGCATGAATAATTTCAGCCGTCCCGATGGACGCCAGATCCCCGTCCCCCTGATAGGCCAGGACAAAGGTGTCCGGATGAGCGCGCTTGATGCCCGTTGCCGCCGCAGGGGTCCGGCCATGGGCGGACTGGCAGATGTCCAGATCCAGGAACGTATAAGCCAGAATGGAGCAGCCCACGGGCGCCATAAACACGCACCGATCTGCCAGCTGGTATTCTTCAATCAGCTCGCAAATCACCCGATGCACCACCCCATGGCCACACCCGGGGCAATACGGGGAGGGCTTGTCATTCCATAATGCGGATCGGCCGCCGACTTTTTTCATATCCATGTCGCTCATAACATCCCTGTCTCAGGAAATTTCCCAGTCGATCACAGAGCCCCGTGTCGTGACCGTGCCCACTCGCTTGTTCACCAGCACATGGTGGATGATTTCCATGATATCGCATTCCCTCGGAATCCCGCCCCCCGGGCGTCCATGGAAATGGAGCGCCGCCTCACCCAACCCGGCCAACTTGACATCTTCAATCATCTGCCCGTGACTCATCTCGACCACCAGAAATTCGCGCGTTTGCTTTGCCAGCCGGGCCATCGCCTTATAGGGGAACGGCCAGAGGGTGATCGGACGGATCAATCCCACCCGCAGGCCTTTGGCCCGCGCCTGCTTCAACACATCCCGGCAGATGCGGGAGGTCGTACCATAGGCGACCAGAATCAGGTCCGCATCCTCGCAGTCGAGCAGTTCGACCATGAGTTCATTTTTCTTCATCTCCTCATACTTGGCTTTGAAAATCCAGTTCCACTCTTCAACGACCCCCTCCGCCAGGGAAAGGGAGTTGATCAAGTTCGATTTGCGCCCATGGCGGGGCCCGCCCAGCGCCCAGGGTTTGGTGGGCGGCTGGGGCGTCACGTCACTCAATACCACCGGCTCCATCATCTGCCCGATCACGGCATCGCCCAGGATCAGGACGGGATTACGGTAGCGATCGGCCACATCAAAGGCTTTGGCCGTCAAATCAGCGGCCTCCTGGACGCTGGCCGGGGCATAAACCACCAGATGATAGTCGCCATGTCCGCCTCCTTTGCAGGCCTGGAAGTAATCCGCCTGGGAGGGCGCAATATTGCCGAGACCGGGCCCGCCCCGCATAATATTCACGATCACTGCGGGGAGCTGGGCCCCTACCAGATAGGAGATTCCCTCCTGCTTGAGCGACATGCCCGGGCTCGACGAACTCGTCATGCTCCGCATGCCCGCCGCCGCAGAGCCATAGACCATGTTAATCGCCGCCACTTCACTCTCCGCCTGAATAAACGTCCGGCCCAGGGCCGGCATATGGGCAGACATATAGGCAATCAGTTCATTTTGCGGCGTAATCGGATAGCCGAAATAAGACTGCACCCCGGCGCGAATTGCCGCTTCTCCAATCGCTTCATTCCCCTTCATTAAGACTCGTTCGCCCATAATACCCTTTTACCCTTTCGGCTTCGTGGTGGTGGCACGCCAGACCGTAATGGCACTGTCAGGGCACATGAGCCGGCACATCCCGCACCCCGTACACTGCGGGGGACGGGCGGCCGTCATATAACGGTAGCCATATTTGTTGGTCTGTCCCTGTTCGGAAATCTGGATCACATCGGACGGACAGGCTCTGACACAAAGGCCACACCCCTTGCACAGATCTACATCTATTTCGATTTTCCCTTTAGCCATGTCATACTCCTGATCACATGATGAGAACCACTAGATTTACGATGATTCAGCACCGCCCGCAATAAAAAATGGAGAAAAAGCCGCGCCTACCGAACCTTTTGGGCGAGTCCCGCGCTTTATCTATTTGAGCCCTACAGAAGGAAGTATATACTGTTCAGCCATTACTTAAAGAAGGAATTGCCCTATGAAATATCAGACCTTAAGCGTTTATCTGGTTGCATCCTGCCTCCTCACCTCAGCGTTCGCGGTTTCCGAGACGGTCACACTGGTCTCCAAACAGCCGACCGGCGGCAAAATCGACATTTCCACGGCCAAAGAAGCCGAAGCCGCCCTCAACCGGGGACTCGACTGGCTGGCCGCCCAGCAGAAGGAGGACGGATCCTGGTCTGAAGCGAGTTTCCCCGCTCTGACGGCACTCCCGCTCTGGGCCTTCAGCATGAGTACCCACCCCAAAAAAGCCGAGGTCATCGCCAAGGCCACCAAATTCATTTTGAGCAACGTGCAACCTGATGGCGGGATTTATCGCAAAATTCCCGGCAAGGGCGGCGGACTCAGCAACTATAATACGGCCCTCTGCATGATTGCCCTCCACTCATTAAATGACCCGCAATATACCCCCGTGGTCCTCAAGGCCCGGAAATTTGTGGCCGCAGGCCAGCATTTCGGCAATGACCTTTATGAAGGTGGCATGGGCTATGACCGGGAAACCGGCCGTGACTATACCGATTTAAGCGATTCCGTCATTGCCTACGAATCGATGCGCCTGACCCAAAACGCTGAAGACCTTCGCGATAAATCGGAAGCCCATGTCGATCTGGATTGGGCCGCCGCCGTGCGGTTCCTTGACCGTGTTCAAAACAAGGCCACCGCAGGCACTGAGAATGCCGGAGGCTTCGCCTACCGTCCCGATGACAGCAAGGCGGGCACCACCACCAACAAAGAGGGCGTCGTCGTGTTCCGCTCGTATGGCAGCATGACCTACGCCGGACTGCTCAGCCTGATCTATGCCGACGTGAATAAGAATGATCCCCGGGTTCAATCCGCCTTTGACTGGGCCGCCAAACACTGGACCCTGAACGAAAACCCGGGCATGGGCGACCAGGGACTCTATTACTTCTACAGCGTCCTCAGCAAGGCGCTGGCCGCCTATGGCCACGACCGTATTCCCGCCAATGATCAAAGCCAGATCCTGTGGCGTGACGCCCTGGCCAAGAAACTGGTCAACCTTCAGAAAGTGGATTCAAAAACCGGCCAGGGCTACTGGGTCAACAGCAACAACCGCTTCTGGGAGGCCAATGATGTCCTGGTGACCTCCTACACGCTGCTGGCGCTCGAAGTGGCGATTGGGAAATAAGGGGATCAGCGGGCAGTGAGCAGAGTGCAGTAGGCAGAAACTGCTGCCGACTGCCCACTGAGGTCTGCCTACTGTTTCAGCGCCTCATTCATACTGCCGGTCCGATATCCCTGAAGGTCGGCGGACACATACTTGAACCCAGCCTCCTTGGCGGCCTTGATCACCGCCGCCCGCACCTCAGGTTCGCAGAGCCGGGCTAGCTCGGAAGGCTCCACCTCAATGCGGGCAATCTCTCCATGGTGCCGTACCCGCAGTTGGCGGAACCCCAGCTTCCACAATACGCCCTCAACCTGGTCAATCGCCTTCAGTTTCTC from bacterium includes these protein-coding regions:
- a CDS encoding ferredoxin family protein, translated to MAKGKIEIDVDLCKGCGLCVRACPSDVIQISEQGQTNKYGYRYMTAARPPQCTGCGMCRLMCPDSAITVWRATTTKPKG
- a CDS encoding prenyltransferase/squalene oxidase repeat-containing protein, with product MKYQTLSVYLVASCLLTSAFAVSETVTLVSKQPTGGKIDISTAKEAEAALNRGLDWLAAQQKEDGSWSEASFPALTALPLWAFSMSTHPKKAEVIAKATKFILSNVQPDGGIYRKIPGKGGGLSNYNTALCMIALHSLNDPQYTPVVLKARKFVAAGQHFGNDLYEGGMGYDRETGRDYTDLSDSVIAYESMRLTQNAEDLRDKSEAHVDLDWAAAVRFLDRVQNKATAGTENAGGFAYRPDDSKAGTTTNKEGVVVFRSYGSMTYAGLLSLIYADVNKNDPRVQSAFDWAAKHWTLNENPGMGDQGLYYFYSVLSKALAAYGHDRIPANDQSQILWRDALAKKLVNLQKVDSKTGQGYWVNSNNRFWEANDVLVTSYTLLALEVAIGK
- a CDS encoding thiamine pyrophosphate-dependent enzyme; this encodes MKKVGGRSALWNDKPSPYCPGCGHGVVHRVICELIEEYQLADRCVFMAPVGCSILAYTFLDLDICQSAHGRTPAAATGIKRAHPDTFVLAYQGDGDLASIGTAEIIHAANRGENITTIFVNNAIYGMTGGQMAPTTLVGQKATTCPDGRDVSAGMGYPLKVCELLQSIGGVAYLARTTVHTPANVVKTKQAIKKAFDVQLNKQGFSLVEVLTSCPVNWGMTPLEALDFVDQNMVPQYPLGEYKVGGLSVTPTV
- a CDS encoding ACT domain-containing protein, yielding MASHARAVSASQAVKAESRIVIAVIGKDRPGIMAGVTGVLANVDANILDVSQTIMSDLFTMVMLVDIKGIRVPFSKLKATLETYGGTSGLSIIVQHEELFRAMHRV
- a CDS encoding branched-chain amino acid aminotransferase translates to MSAKIDFDKLSFSITPGEVMFISKCKSDGVWNQGDYLPYGDISISPAAGVLNYGQGLFEGLKAMRTKAGKVVLFRPAENGKRMAEGAHRVCMPAFPEDKFVEVICEIVRRNVDFVPPYGKGSLYIRPCLWGTGPVLGVSPAPEFTFMVYVSPVGQYFKTGFKPIKLEITRDFHRAAPKGTGGVKSIGNYAGAMLPAKITKAKGFNECIYLDARENKYIEEVGAANFFCVKGDTLLTPKLGSILPGITRKSVMQIAREVMGMKVVEKNVSVEETLASDEAFCSGTAAVISPIGSITYEAKETVYKHFEVGPVTQELYNHLTRIQLCEEEDRFGWIVTVM
- a CDS encoding 2-oxoacid:acceptor oxidoreductase family protein, with product MEHRCIFSGFGGQGVISLGALVANAGVVDHRQVTFFPSYGIAMRGGMASCTVIVSDKAIGSPIVNEPTVMMVMDEASYDCFQGRVAPGGWLVVNSSLVNKRSSRPDIKAVYINATGIAQHYGDGRMANMAMLGAVIKLTGMVSFGAVETAINNISSVKLSKLIGKNLQVMKQGFEEVKQGGS
- a CDS encoding 3-methyl-2-oxobutanoate dehydrogenase subunit VorB, giving the protein MGERVLMKGNEAIGEAAIRAGVQSYFGYPITPQNELIAYMSAHMPALGRTFIQAESEVAAINMVYGSAAAGMRSMTSSSSPGMSLKQEGISYLVGAQLPAVIVNIMRGGPGLGNIAPSQADYFQACKGGGHGDYHLVVYAPASVQEAADLTAKAFDVADRYRNPVLILGDAVIGQMMEPVVLSDVTPQPPTKPWALGGPRHGRKSNLINSLSLAEGVVEEWNWIFKAKYEEMKKNELMVELLDCEDADLILVAYGTTSRICRDVLKQARAKGLRVGLIRPITLWPFPYKAMARLAKQTREFLVVEMSHGQMIEDVKLAGLGEAALHFHGRPGGGIPRECDIMEIIHHVLVNKRVGTVTTRGSVIDWEIS
- a CDS encoding PFL family protein translates to MAISTQEIIETLGMIHAQNLDIRTVTMGVDLHDCAGEDVARVARKCYDKVMRMAGRLVPTAEGVAQEYGIPIINKRVSVTPIAWVAAACESRDYTPIARELDRAARELGIDFIGGFSALVQKDMTPAGEALIRCIPRALAQTTRLCSSVNIGTTKAGINMDAVALMGEIIKEAAALTADSGGGACARLVVFCNAVDDNPFMAGAFLGAGEGDGGLSVGISGPGTIRAVVQALGRDLDLQLVAEEIKRVAFKITRAGELVGLKCAARLGVPFNIIDLSLAPTPAPGDSVADILEALGLDKVGCPGTTAALAMLNDAVKRGGAMATSRAGGMSGAFIPVSEDATMARRAAEGALTIEKLEAMTAVCSVGLDMVIVPGDTTAETLSGIIADEAAIGMINKKTTAVRIIPAPGKRVGDYVDFGGLLGGGPVMPINTHSCAVFVRRGGRIPAPLQGLSN